From Besnoitia besnoiti strain Bb-Ger1 chromosome X, whole genome shotgun sequence, one genomic window encodes:
- a CDS encoding hypothetical protein (encoded by transcript BESB_015910), translating into MAARGSFACPPSEGQQYATSAAFAPLSPLPPSCVSPTCGAPASLFSLTSGASSSAATIQQSSADGNASGPSTPLSGIVSFLGRHDVSSPWSGVPLPIGRSLPPQSASMQTTGLGTGEGGAAGGTTSPQGSVSSSAYCATPGLPCGGSTTPSFAPFQLPQPLQPLGSALVPTDLGQVYGSAPLNSTTIPGPSSGPQGPGLAQGTFSGCSGGSERGVIGPMNPAGAVISPIPLQASGVPVSRHFDVRRPAPFDLAKFDRRDPHIHFYLPVDCPHSRRCSDGCCPLAHTKLEKIFHPIVYKTQTCQMSLSSRCEYYSKCAFYHTDKDRLEAEFAWRLWEHRWSSWRQQVDQILGLHNKLEKEIKRKVEGILKIRMPRQQPIQRQQLRQLTLEAHAAALGQSIAGRRGSQARQPATVPTSEHHSHSQQRLTQCLQTQQHLLSPVVHHTARSVSASQGVQGLSSIPPSSLQIDQGAQAASVGLQIHASPSAVPQRQSSSDASWLWVAEGACQPDLRRSGIEAQGTYGASPSLRDIGTGPLSGVHTMGKSDTLLYSLDSGDPSASSRNRPGFHDSQGQRIGTSEAESGAGGRSREPAEFCCLGPSTPMHMMSGDQENRIARGFDAFAISSGVSVTRGAARRPSGTDLSGLSQRQGSLGAEAVIDFAASTGRDTLEDMSPIAAKQYAALRSQAVSRSGIDESQFHAGSIDSLFQGSGGVDVPTRSGGRHGEEETLRCPSPGSTVAFPSFAAARHAERDMSLRETLHFGTVQMSPVQGIPGTWTAGGTRAGGTLQCAPRSVQLHSHQSVSRESAAEERTSSSSSSISLISGDAFSMSSPAMSGGGSSRGDRGGTDGVAGVHSKTGKSVKADTARPENVKKSEGKDASEGKQGRLAVDEQRQAQGEARYGQERQQRDAASRQGDADYYESAPAFHTSGSHAVLPGRQPENLTLSAALREDLDVQQHHAPYSAHGAGAALPTAASDYAPYTLLDFCFLDEDNESSPGFRTLGSGADGRSSYFRANVDGQSGAPVGPSGGASLPTESLVSRGEEGGRTATADGEEGRVDRGDAGAGGRISGVGGGRPKREELSQSGFATLLDPEFPPLNSPPPFASRIGTGEEGNYDVEGERTAGRRATSTAVFDLEAPQFYWLPQAAGQRSSEALPEANHAVAPSPVVESERKDTFAYAPQPARGSESSCSKFSLLAPGFCGSGVDAFREEVALRQRLSGSSSRTSAFLAPSHRQQESSVLQGIYKSEDGASTDSPGASRARSLEARGQMLQAGLPCSTEPEQLVDFTERMKSARAAVSGAGFQAAASERYKENFAVIYHSPSIPEMSQPVRLNEQRLATRLPQRETHIDDAAGLPETEEAQKEGFGYICRPVQHQRSIQGDAQLGDGRDEKTEELSEEREREKEDNGGSGRDVLGQPTDTVAKCSRTEAEKDSEPGDLRAVPSFISEFAAQPCGTAAAALDKDHSPDVKLRGAAQGDRSRRSTVASIMDPSSRCSTSSTGFEDFLPRGDNSSAVFGFPSRANSFSAGGIAGLPRFSRSSDCVSPFCLRHASRALDSLSVAISTSSECMDATSPASNSGLGFLTSVPEEGRVGRSEGLCGSEAEFGEEARAKPTGKATRSPRAADVPGRDTEAAVSGAEMPACVRVQPGLPAGVQGSDEQARCETGNVVREEGKQDVQDDIETKRGDLLAGRAEDTVDERHVSSRHRSLEGYVGGQEHSDKCSQCVYYQHLTEQLKGMLSTTMEEVQRLRCRTGSLRRDGEGEKVALSRLERDLFPASGLLLEETSLISCPDADVTKASLVFPTSSLSSVHSSRKTAFFSIVPVQEGEPPVAGAGGGTVDEGGAVIQSADKCGITGQPASNEMSAEGRVYGEHHVGDRAGGVRTRPKAPPGCGRVEEEDMRQAASVSPVTMPPAAHPRVDSVREGERLGGFLGSQEGASDTAEVKTQEHIGASSDTEGKAKDEKPVEQTGGTQAGLGEAPARGRAAIPKESANFKGSAPRGVTGDLLAARGTSATERPAGQDVCAGGPNVCSGLQAIENVSSATSAGASGHASREENSNRVKGRDVLSKETDTARRETQGGDRGQGGMTADTM; encoded by the exons ATGGCAGCGCGGGGTTCTTTTGCGTGCCCTCCTTCGGAAGGTCAGCAGTACGCCACCTCTGCGGCCtttgcgccgctctcgcctcttccgccgtcgTGTGTTTCGCCTACTTGCGGAGCCCCTGCATCCCTGTTCAGCTTGACTTCGGGGGCATCCAGTTCAGCGGCTACCATTCAGCAGAGCTCCGCAGACGGAAATGCAAGTGGACCATCGACCCCGCTGTCGGGCATAGTCAGCTTTCTAGGCAGGCATGATGTCTCGAGCCCATGGAGCGGCGTGCCGCTTCCAATTGGTCGTTCTTTGCCGCCACAGTCAGCAAGCATGCAGACAACCGGATTAGGcacgggggaggggggggctgcAGGCGGTACAACGTCGCCCCAGGGTAGCGTGTCTTCCTCCGCATACTGTGCTACACCAGGGCTGCCGTGCGGCGGATCGACGACGCCTTCATTCGCGCCTTTCCAGCTTCCACAACCGTTACAACCTCTTGGGTCCGCTCTAGTCCCTACAGATCTAGGGCAGGTGTACGGCAGCGCACCGCTGAACAGCACCACGATTCCCGGTCCTTCAAGCGGGCCTCAGGGACCTGGTTTGGCGCAGGGAACGTTTTCGGGGtgcagcggaggaagcgaaagaGGTGTGATTGGCCCCATGAATCCGGCGGGAGCGGTCATTTCTCCGATACCACTGCAGGCTTCAGGCGTTCCTGTGTCTCGCCATTTTGATGTCCGGCGCCCAGCACCGTTCGATCTGGCCAAATTTGATCGTAGAGACCCGCACATCCATTTCTATCTGCCAGTCGACTGCCCTCACAGCAGAAG GTGTTCTGATGGCTGTTGCCCTTTGGCTCACACGAAGCTGGAGAAGATCTTCCATCCAATAGTATACAAGACGCAG ACATGCCAGATGTCGTTGAGCAGCCGATGCGAGTACTACAGCAAGTGTGCTTTTTACCACACAGACAAAGACCGCTTAGAGGCTGAGTTTGCGTGGCGCCTGTGGGAGCATCGTTGGAGTTCCTGGAGGCAACAGGTGGATCAAATCCTCGGGCTCCACAACAAGTTGGAGAAGGAGATCAAACGCAAAGTGGAAGGGATTCTGAAAATCAGAATGCCAAGGCAGCAGCCGATACAGCGCCAACAGCTGCGGCAACTGACCCTCGAGGCACACGCAGCGGCGTTGGGTCAGAGCATCGCTGGCCGTCGGGGGTCGCAAGCTCGACAACCTGCGACAGTCCCAACTTCTGAACATCACTCTCATTCCCAGCAGCGGTTGACGCAGTGTTTGCAAACTCAGCAGCACTTACTTTCGCCCGTAGTACACCACACCGCAAGGAGTGTTTCCGCTTCACAGGGCGTTCAAGGGCTCTCCAGCATACCGCCATCTTCACTACAGATTGACCAAGGAGCACAGGCCGCGAGCGTTGGCCTTCAGATTCATGCCAGCCCGTCAGCAGTTCCGCAGAGGCAGTCCTCGTCTGACGCGTCGTGGTTGTGGGTGGCTGAGGGTGCGTGCCAGCCAGATTTGAGGCGAAGCGGCATCGAAGCGCAGGGGACCTACGGCGCATCGCCAAGCCTCCGGGATATCGGAACCGGGCCGCTGTCAGGTGTGCACACAATGGGGAAGAGTGACACGTTGTTGTACTCGCTCGACAGCGGGGAtccgtccgcgtcctcgaggAACCGTCCGGGTTTTCATGATTCACAGGGTCAGAGAATAGGAACTAGCGAAGCCGAAAGCGGGGCGGGAGGTCGGAGTCGGGAGCCTGCGGAATTCTGTTGTTTGGGCCCTTCGACGCCAATGCACATGATGTCTGGCGACCAGGAGAACCGAATCGCCAGGGGGTTCGACGCATTCGCAATCAGTTCCGGGGTTTCCGTAACCAGgggagctgcgcgacgacCGAGCGGCACCGACCTCTCTGGCCTTTCTCAGCGGCAAGGTTCCTTAGGTGCTGAGGCTGTAATCGACTTCGCAGCGTCTACCGGCCGGGACACGCTGGAGGACATGTCACCTATCGCTGCGAAGCAGTACGCAGCACTTCGGTCTCAGGCTGTATCTAGGAGCGGTATTGACGAATCACAGTTCCATGCCGGCAGTATCGACAGCCTGTTCCAAGGGAGTGGGGGGGTAGATGTCCCCACGCGCAGCGGTGGACGgcacggcgaagaggagacctTGCGCTGCCCCTCGCCCGGTTCAACAGTCGCATTTCCGTCTTTCGCAGCCGCGAGACACGCTGAACGCGATATGAGTCTCCGCGAAACTCTCCACTTCGGGACTGTTCAGATGTCTCCTGTTCAAGGTATCCCAGGTACCTGGACGGCTGGAGGCACGCGAGCAGGCGGCACACTTCAGTGCGCACCGCGGAGCGTGCAACTGCACAGCCACCAGTCGGTCAGTCGAGAGAgtgcagcagaggagagaacgTCGTCAAGCTCGTCGTCCATCTCGCTGATTTCCGGAGATGCGTTTTCAATGAGTTCACCCGCCATGTCAGGTGGCGGGAGTTCTCGAGGAGATAGAG GCGGTACCGATGGAGTAGCTGGCGTGCACAGCAAGACAGGAAAGTCCGTGAAGGCGGATACTGCGCGTCCCGAGAATGTGAAAAAGAGTGAGGGGAAAGACGCTTCAGAAGGCAAGCAGGGAAGACTTGCCGTGGACGAACAGCGTcaggcgcagggcgaagcAAGGTACGGGCAGGAAAGACagcagcgagacgctgctTCAAGGCAAGGGGATGCCGATTACTACGAGTCTGCGCCAGCGTTTCATACGTCGGGGTCTCATGCAGTGCTGCCAGGTCGGCAGCCGGAGAACCTCACGCTTTCTGCAGCGCTACGTGAGGATCTGGACGTGCAGCAGCACCATGCGCCGTACTCGGCTCATGGCGCAGGTGCGGCACTACCAACCGCAGCGTCTGACTATGCTCCGTACACACTCTTGGATTTTTGTTTCTTGGACGAAGATAACGAAAGCAGCCCCGGATTTCGGACTCtaggcagcggcgctgaTGGCCGGTCGAGTTACTTTCGTGCTAACGTCGACGGTCAGTCTGGTGCACCAGTTGGGCCGtcaggcggcgcctccttgcCTACGGAGTCACTGGTGTCCCGTGGCGAAGAAGGGGGCAGAACGGCGACGgccgacggagaggagggaagGGTAGATCGCGGCGATGCTGGAGCAGGAGGCAGGATCAGTGGAGTTGGCGGTGGCAGACCCAAGAGAGAAGAGTTGTCGCAGAGTGGCTTCGCCACCCTCTTAGACCCGGAGTTCCCGCCGCTGAACTCTCCCCCTCCATTTGCTTCCAGAATAGGgacaggcgaagaaggcaatTATGACGTGGAAGGAGAACGCACagcggggcgccgcgccactTCGACAGCCGTGTTCGACTTAGAGGCACCCCAGTTTTACTGGCTTCCACAGGCGGCAGGACAGCGTTCGTCCGAAGCTCTGCCTGAGGCCAACCATGCAGTTGCACCTTCGCCGGTTGTGGAGTCAGAGCGGAAGGATACATTTGCTTATGCGCCACAACCCGCGAGGGGCTCCGAGTCGAGTTGTAGCAAGTTTTCCCTTCTCGCTCCAGGATTCTGTGGATCTGGAGTGGATGCCTTTAGAGAAGAGGTAGCACTGAGGCAGCGGTTGTCGGGCAGCTCGTCGCGAACATCTGCCTTCTTAGCTCCCTCTCATCGACAGCAAGAAAGCTCCGTACTGCAGGGAATATACAAGAGTGAAGACGGTGCCTCCACAGATTCTCCTGGTGCATCCCGAGCTCGAAGCTTGGAGGCACGCGGGCAGATGCTGCAAGCAGGCTTGCCGTGTAGCACGGAACCCGAGCAACTGGTCGACTTCACAGAGCGGATGAAGAGTGCCAGGGCAGCCGTGAGTGGCGCGGGTTTTCAGGCAGCCGCTTCTGAGCGCTACAAAGAGAATTTTGCAGTGATATATCACTCTCCCTCGATACCAGAAATGTCGCAACCCGTTCGTCTGAATGAGCAACGACTTGCCACTCGCCTCCCCCAGAGGGAGACACACATAGACGACGCCGCTGGACTCCCGGAGACTGAGGAAGCGCAGAAGGAAGGCTTTGGGTATATCTGCCGGCCTGTCCAGCACCAAAGGAGCATACAGGGTGATGCTCAGCTCGGTGATGGGAGAGATGAGAAAACTGAGGAACTTAGCGAAGAACGCGAGCGTGAGAAGGAAGAcaacggcggcagcggacggGACGTTCTCGGGCAGCCGACTGACACTGTTGCAAAATGTTCAAGAAccgaagcagagaaggaTTCGGAGCCTGGAGACCTGCGGGCCGTACCTTCTTTTATATCAGAgttcgctgcgcagccgtgcgggaccgcagcagcggctttAGATAAAGACCATTCCCCTGACGTTAAGTTGCGAGGAGCTGCTCAGGGCGATCGAAGCCGGAGGTCAACAGTTGCCAGCATCATGGACCCGTCCAGTCGCTGCAGCACATCGTCTACAGGATTCGAGGATTTCCTCCCACGAGGAGATAACTCGTCAGCTGTGTTTGGTTTTCCGTCTCGTGCGAACAGCTTCTCCGCAGGTGGCATTGCGGGTCTTCCTCGGTTTTCCAGAAGCAGTGACTGTGTGAGCCCGTTCTGCTTACGACATGCTAGCCGAGCACTGGATAGCCTTTCTGTTGCAATCTCCACCTCGTCAGAGTGTATGGATGCCACAAGTCCCGCATCAAATTCGGGCCTTGGGTTTCTGACCAGTGTTCCAGAGGAAGGGCGTGTCGGTCGCTCAGAAGGTTTGTGTGGCTCTGAAGCAGAATTTGGAGAAGAGGCACGTGCGAAGCCGACCGGCAAGGCTACGCGCAGTCCGCGGGCCGCGGACGTTCCCGGGCGAGATACAGAGGCGGCTGTCTCTGGAGCAGAAATGCCGGCGTGTGTTCGCGTACAGCCTGGTCTTCCGGCGGGCGTGCAGGGGTCAGACGAGCAGGCGAGGTGCGAGACAGGAAACGTGGTAAGGGAAGAAGGGAAACAAGATGTTCAAGACGATATCGAGACAAAACGTGGTGATCTCTTAGCAGGACGCGCTGAAGATACTGTGGACGAGCGACATGTCTCAAGCAGACACAGATCTTTGGAGGGGTATGTTGGCGGCCAAGAACATAGCGATAAATGCTCGCAATGTGTGTACTACCAGCACCTGACGGAGCAGTTGAAGGGTATGCTTAGCACAACGATGGAGGAGGTGCAGCGACTGCGCTGTAGAACTGGAAGTTTACGGAGGGACGGCGAGGGTGAGAAAGTCGCACTGAGTCGTCTTGAGAGAGATTTATTTCCCGCGTCAGGACTCTTGTTGGAGGAGACGAGCTTAATCTCCTGTCCAGACGCCGATGTGACAAAGGCAAGCCTCGTCTTCCCAACTTCCTCTCTATCAAGCGTTCACTCGAGCCGGAAGACGGCATTCTTTTCTATTGTACCAGTGCAGGAAGGGGAGCCGCCGGTGGCAGGAGCTGGTGGCGGAACAGTGGACGAGGGGGGTGCAGTGATACAGTCAGCGGATAAGTGTGGCATCACGGGACAACCTGCAAGCAATGAGATGAGTGCGGAAGGACGGGTGTACGGAGAACATCACGTGGGTGACCGAGCTGGAGGAGTTCGAACGCGACCAAAGGCACCCCCCGGTTGTGGTCGAgttgaagaagaagacatgCGACAGGCAGCTTCAGTGTCACCAGTGACTATGCCCCCAGCAGCGCACCCACGTGTGGACAGTGTAAGGGAGGGTGAACGGCTCGGAGGGTTTCTAGGCTCGCAGGAAGGCGCGTCAGACACGGCGGAGGTGAAGACGCAAGAGCATATCGGAGCCTCAAGCGATACAGAGGGGAAAGCGAAGGACGAGAAGCCCGTGGAACAAACTGGGGGAACCCAGGCTGGACTGGGTGAAGCTCCAGCTCGAGGGAGAGCCGCCATACCGAAGGAATCAGCAAACTTCAagggctccgcgccgcgcggcgtaACCGGGGATCTGTTGGCCGCTAGAGGCACCTCAGCCACTGAGAGGCCAGCTGGTCAGGATGTGTGCGCAGGAGGACCTAACGTTTGTTCCGGCCTTCAGGCTATAGAAAATGTCTCGTCGGCAACCAGTGCTGGAGCCTCGGGCCACGCATCTAGAGAGGAAAATAGCAACCGAGTGAAAGGTAGAGACGTGCTCTCCAAGGAAACCGATACAGCTCGTCGGGAAACGCAgggaggcgaccgcggccaAGGTGGAATGACCGCAGACACCATGTGA
- a CDS encoding putative ribosome biogenesis protein BOP1 (encoded by transcript BESB_015900): MKPGKVKASAAGRALESSGDRSLVKGPVKAKKTRASPSSLSSFMSPAREPVTTEESDAFLSAEEGETRAELRLQNPPAGRETAMNKKEKTRDADASEEDAEDEDEHESGASEEDEAAAATVSTHSEDEDRSEDELDDDEDDDEDDDEDDDEDDDELEDGEDDDEDEEELEEEGEAAEEDEAGEVEGSAEENKFADELAAEEEEARRAAASAARRRSSVSPAAAQSGRGTAPGGAGQTAKAAKSEKTEKPDKAGERTKLRRFERLLEVPNPMEGDDELLSDEDEDENRIGNVPLWWYEKYDHIGYDKDGQKMVKQLSTSAIDRLLAKDDPDGWRTIVDAKNNKKYRLTDTDLEIIRRIRSGDFPAPAFNDEEILVESDLEDSIFPMHNRPVPKSRFLPSKHEQKKITHLVRLIRSGQLLRDAQQRRQREAPAVFDLWGASTYVDRRGDKKAKGAPPPLPAPKLALPGHAESYNPPEEFLFNDEEKKKWAAMAPENRPLSFLPQKSSALRLVGAYKDLLLERFNRCLDLYLCPRSLKMAMNVDPASLLPQLPSPKDLRPFPTHRRVDYLPLSLYAQYQPRPLPLLTLSAARKQALEARAEAAGGASREAAAPTGKSGDAHALLAACVDASGQWVAVGGADKTLRVSELLTGKSFVSFQLQQEVTALAFHPRLPILAAAIEDQLLLLLLDLPLFDRRTVEQLSQTKTEAASEAPKKKRLGGEGDRAFAEDEADASDDEGDSRRSDVEEAKALLRVLQQTEEEEETPESEPEDEGEEKGLGEKRRQQTLKGVGVWRQINVKGVAAPAEAGSLQSEKKRAKDAPLLQVSVSEDAKAKKNKKAGKAAERDDEESVSAPLGGILCGISILHDSTVRSLAWHGKGTYLIAMCPGSASPSQQCSIHSIAKQKTIHPIRRAAGGHMKAAVFHPTKPWLVVAYHKGIRIFDLHSNKKIGPNGGKHQALVRKLVGAEAISSIDVHTSGEQIVAGAENRRLYVFDLELSSRVYKILRSHSGAITCASLHPTFPLMCTASTDGTVQVYHFKVFNDLVTNPLIVPVRSLRVVEDPKQNGGVLSCMWHPTQPWLVTADRAGQCSLWT; this comes from the exons ATGAAGCCAGGAAAGGTCaaggcctctgccgcggggCGCGCCCTGGAGAGTAGCGGCGACAGAAGCCTGGTGAAGGGACCAGTtaaagcgaagaagacgcgtgcgtcgccctcctcgctctcttccttcatgtcgcctgcgcgggagCCCGTCACCACggaggaaagcgacgcgtttctctctgcagaggaaggcgagacacgcgcggaGCTCCGTCTGCAGAACCCGCCAGCGGGGAGAGAAACTGCGATGAAtaaaaaagaaaagacgcgcgacgcagacgccagcgaagaggacgcagaagacgaggacgagcaCGAGTCCGgggcgagcgaagaagacgaggccgccgccgcaaccGTCTCGACGCACTCCGAGGACGAAGATAGGAGTGAAGACGAACTAGACGACGATGAGgatgacgacgaagacgatgaTGAGGATGACGATGAAGACGATGATGAGCtcgaggacggagaggacgacgatgaggatgaagaagagctcgaggaggagggagaagctgcggaggaagacgaagccgGAGAGGTAGAAGGCTCCGCCGAAGAAAACAAGTTCGCAGACGAGTTGGcggccgaggaagaagaagcacgtcgcgcggcggcgtccgccgccagaAGGCGCTCCTCTgtttcgcctgcagctgctcagTCCGGTCGAGGCACAgcgccgggcggcgcagggcagacagcgaaggcggcgaaatcagagaagacggagaagcCAGATAAGGCGGGCGAGCGGACCAAGCTGAGGCGGTTCGAGAGACTCCTCGAGGTCCCCAACCCGATGGAGGGGGACGACGAGCTCCTCtccgacgaagacgaagacgaaaacCGGATTGGAAACGTCCCGCTGTGGTGGTATGAGAAGTACGATCACATAG GCTACGACAAGGATGGTCAGAAGATGGTCAAGCAGCTCTCGACGTCGGCGATCGATCGTCTCCTCGCCAAGGACGACCCTGACGGCTGGCGCACCATCGTCGACGCGAAAAACAACAAAAAGTACAGGCTCACAGACACTGACCTCGAG ATTATTCGCCGAATCCGATCGGGAGActtccctgcgcctgcgttcAACGACGAGGAGATCTTGGTTGAGTCCGATCTCGAAGACAG caTTTTCCCGATGCACAACCGACCGGTTCCAAAGAGCCGATTCCTGCCGTCGAAGCATGAACAGAAGAAAATCACGCACCTCGTGCGCCTGATTCGCTCCGGGCAACTGCTGAGAGATGCGCaacagcgccgccagcgcgaggcgccggctgTGTTCGATCTTTGGGGTGCGAGCACCTATGTGgatcgccgcggcgacaagAAGGCcaagggcgcgccgccgccccttcCCGCCCCGAAACTCGCCCTCCCTGGACACGCGGAAAGCTACAATCCGCCAGAGGAGTTCCTGTTCAACGACGAG gagaagaagaagtgGGCGGCGATGGCACCCGAGAACcggcctctctccttcctcccgcAGAAGAGCTCTgcgctccgcctcgtcggcgcctaCAAAGACCTCCTTCTGGAACG ATTTAATCGCTGTCTGGATCTGTATCTGTGCCCGCGCTCGCTGAAGATGGCGATGAACGTCGATCCggcttcgctgctgccgcagctcccCTCGCCGAAAGACTTGCGGCCGTTCCCTACGCACCGGCGCGTGGACTACCTCCCGCTGTCGCTCTACGCGCAGTAtcagccgcgcccgctgccgctgctcaccctctcggcggcgcggaagcaggcgctcgaagcgcgcgccgaggccgccggcggggcgtcgcgcgaagctgcggcaCCGACTGGGAAGTCTGgggacgcgcacgcgctccTGGCGGCGTGCGTCGACGCCTCCGGTCAGTGGGTCGCggtgggcggcgcggacaaGACTCTGCGGGTCTCGGAGCTGCTCACGGGAAAGAGTTTCGTCTCATTTCAGCTTCAGCAGGAAGTgacggcgctcgccttccacccgcggctgccgatcctcgccgccgcgatcgAAGACCAGCTCCTGCTCCTGCTTCTCGACTTGCCGCTGTTTGACCGACGGACTGTGGAGCAGCTctcgcagacgaagacggaggccgccagcgaagcTCCGAAGAAAAAGCGCCTCGGGGGAGAAGGAGACCGCGCCTTTGCGGAGGACGAagccgacgcgagcgacgacgaaggcgactcgcggcggagcgacgTAGAGGAAGCCAAGGCTCTGCTCAGAGTCCTGCAGCAgaccgaagaggaggaggagacgcctgaGTCCGAGccggaggacgaaggcgaggagaagggcctcggcgagaagcgcaggcagcagacgctCAAGGGCGTCGGCGTGTGGAGACAGATCAACGTGAAGGGCGTCGCCGCACCCGCAGAGGCCGGTAGCCTCcagagcgagaaaaagcggGCGAAGGACGCGCCGCTCCTGCAGGTGTCTGTCTCCGAGGACGccaaggcgaagaaaaacaaaaaggcggggaaggcggcggagcgagacgacgaagaatCCGTgagcgcgccgctcggcggcaTCCTCTGCGGCATCAGCATCCTCCACGACTCAACCGTCCGCAGCCTTGCGTGGCATGGAAAAG GCACTTACCTTATTGCGATGTGTCCCgggagcgcgtcgccgtctcagCAGTGTTCGATTCACAGCatcgcgaagcagaagacgatTCACCCGATtcgacgcgcggctggcgggcaCATGAAGGCTGCGGTCTTCCATCCGACGAAGCCGTGGCTGGTCGTGGCCTACCACAAGGGCATTCG GATCTTTGACTTGCACAGCAACAAGAAGATCGGTCCAAACGGAGGCAAGCATCAGGCGCTTGTGCGAAAGCTCGTTG GGGCGGAAGCCATTTCTTCGATTGACGTCCACACATCGGGCGAGCAGATCGTCGCGGGAGCAGAGAATCGCCGCCTGTACGTCTTCGACCTCGAGCTCTCGAGCCGAGTTTACAAGATTCTCCGCAGCCACTCGGGCGCCATCACTTGCGCCAGTCTCCACCCGACCTTTCCGCTCATGTGCACGGCCTCTACAGACGG GACCGTACAAGTTTACCACTTCAAAGTTTTCAATGACCTGGTCACGAATCCTCTCATCGTGCCTGTTCGCTCCCTCCGG GTAGTCGAGGATCCGAAACAAAACGGCGGCGTTCTTTCTTGCATGTGGCACCCCACGCAGCCGTGGCTCGTCACGGCGGATCGCGCAGGGCAATGCAGTCTCTGGACTTAA